The following is a genomic window from Halichoerus grypus chromosome 5, mHalGry1.hap1.1, whole genome shotgun sequence.
gaacagagggagagggagaagcagactctccgctgagcagggagcccaactcggggctcaatcccaggaccctgagatcatgacctgagctgaaggcagatgattaaccaactgagccacccaggggcccctaaaagCTATTATTTAAGTGTTGACAAAAAGTTTTTGTTATTTCAATATTAGGTTTGTCATGTCCTAATTTTCTCACGTACTCTAGGAGTACACAGTGCAGGAGTGGAAGTTAAAGTTGGGAACCTGTGCTTTCCTCCTGAGCCTTTTTCTGTCTGATGCCTCACTGAACTCTGGCTTCCCCGATTTTAATCTGCGAGTTATGCTGTCTTTTAAAACCATTTGAAACTCTTTCAGACATTCatatttgagaaatagaaatacattGGACCTTAACACGGGTTAAAACGGCTCAGGTTCACTtagaagcagattttttttttatgtagtccagcactatatatatttttttcttttttatgattttcttattaacattttctttagtttACGTATTGCAAGAATACAGTAAATAATATAACATACACAATGTGTGTTAATTGACCGTTTATATCAttggtaaggtttctggtcaGCAGTAGACTGTTAGTTTTAGGAGAGTCAGAAGTTGTACCTGGATTTTTGGCTATGGGTGGTGGCGGAGGTGGGGTGGGCGCCCCCACCCCCGATCCCTTGTAACTGCGTGAGGCAGTACTGTGCTAGACCAGCGCTGCGTGGAGACGTCAGTGCAGCTGCTAACTGCCGTCCGCTCTAGCTGAGATTTAGCAGAGACCCtcattttctctcccattttttattccttctgtgTCCTGTAGCTTCCCATTTCCTCTTACATCCCAGGCCTCTCATCTGCTGGCCCCTAAAATGACTTCAGCTAGAGGAGGCAGTGGGAGGTACCACTTTGGGGTTTCACGTTCTTCCTTCTAGTTTTGGGATTGGGCCATGATTTACTGCACTGGTTGTCTTTTTGAACCGATAGAGCATGTCACTCTGACAAAGTATTCAAGGGTGACAGTGACTTGCCTTGGcttttgttctgtattttctcATAGGAAAACCAGAGTCAGATCAGTTTTATATCAGCACAGGTCTCTTAATCCCCTGGTGGATTTATGAATTTGTTCCCTCTAGCCAGCCAACACCAAAAGATCAGTACAGATAAGTGACTTTCCAAGTCAGGAAAATAGGAAGTAAAGAGGCAGGAGCCAGGAGGTTCTCGGATCATGACCTAGGGGCCCAGGATGCTCCAGTCATCACAGGGACAATTGTAGCCTACATTTGTGGAATAACATGTGATAGACAAACGGGACAGAAATCCAAGGGCATTCCTACATTTTCCCTTACCGCTCAGTTACTGTCTCATGGAACTGAAAAGAGTGCGGTGAGCTTGCAGACTTGTGTGCGCTCATCCTTGGTGGTTGACTCCTGGCCTCCTTGGCCTGGGGTCATGCTTCATCTGTTAAATATTGGCAGTCACTAGCATTTTGTTAAGTGGCACTTGGAAAGACTGAAACATAACCACAGCTCCCAAGAGATACATGCTATAGGCTTATGGGAGCCAGTCAGAAGTTCCTTTTGAATCACAGGCTCATTTAAGGATCTGACAACAGCTGTGGTCCCACTTAGAAAACGCACAGGCATAGAATCCAACTCTGAGTAGTGAGCACCCAGCACACACGTACTACCTACTTTGCAGGAGCCATTTCCCCACTTAAAATCTGTCCACTTCTCTACAAACTCACTTCTCATCGTTCTAAGGCCATTGCTTTCTGGGGGGTGTTTTAATGAAACCTCATCTGACTGGATGCTCCAGCGATCACAAGAGTTTGTCGCGTGGTATCTGCCCTTGTTTGTCCACTTTAGTCTCCCCAGTACTGGTCTTTCCAGCTAGATCTCAGGTCACTGGAGAACAaaatctttgtttctctctcttggcTCCTCCATTCACAGGGCACTGAGCCTTCCGTGAGGCAGTGTGGTGCTCTGGCCAAGTGGCTCCCACGTTGGGGTACGAGTTGCCCACAGGGCGGCTTCCCAGGATACAGTAGTCAGCCACGCTAATTGATTGTCCACAAGATTGATTCAGTTAGAGAAAATCAATATTTCTCTACACACTTTCGCTGctttaattgtttttttgtttttttgtttttttaattccaggtaAAGGTACTTTATCTTGGGATGTTTAAGAAATCGGTATTGTGTCAACCAGGGTTCGCCGAACATGCCATTCACCTGTTGGTGTGTATGGTGTGCCTGCTGAGCTCTTGGAGGTGGGGGTAGCAAAAAGTGCCCCTTTCTTATTTCTAaaggtttatttgtttgagagagagcatgcgcgccCTTGCCCAcctgggaggtggcagagggagagaatctcaagcagactccccgctgagcacggagcctgacaaggggctggatctcacgactctgggatcatgacctgagccaaaaaccaagagttggacactcaactcactgagccacccaggcaccccgaaaactGCCCCCCTTTCTAAAAGTTGCATTTGGGCTCATACCCccttgctgtgttttgttttattttgttttttaaggatttcttGCCTTCCTTTCTGCTGGGCCATGGAAAGAATAGCTTCTTCTGCCATAAAGGCTGGCCTTGTGACAAATGGCACTTCCCCTCTGCGTCAGCACCACTGTGTCTGTCCCTCAGGGTCTTCCCTTGTCTTCACTGTCAGGATGCTGTACTAGCTTGTCCCGATGTGGGCACTCAGATTGGGGTAGAGGCTGCGGAGCAGTTTTCCTGGATTTGGGGTCTCTGTTTTTCTTGACCCCAGTTCCGCATCATCtcagttgtttcctttgcttctttctgGAATAATGTAACTGTCCAGGCATTTCCTTGTCATACCTGTATGATTTCAGTGGAATGCTGTGAAGAAGacctctgtgcacacacacagctggAGGGCTGGGATTTCCCTTCTTTTCGATTGTTTATTGGCGTACCTCCATGGTGGCATCTGGCACATGGTACGcactcagcaaatacttgttgaatgaacgaatgtTCTTGAAATCTAGAAATTCTGCTCTGCTGGGCTGAGGGGACAAGCCCATTCACCCAGTTAGTGGGCAGCTCACAGGTGTGTCTTGAGCAAGCCCCGTTCCTCTCCCGACTGTCCTTTGTGCTCATGTCCAGCACAGCTGTTAGGAACCAGCTGCTGCTCCTGGCGGAAGAGGGTGGGCGTGCTGTGGGAGCGGGAAGAGCAAAGCCCCTCTGAACCCTTCCGTCACATCCAGCCTTCTCTCCTGCAGGGGGAGCTGATCACCTTCTATTACTACTGGAAGAAGACCCCCGAAGCAGCCAGCTCCCGGGCCCATCGGAGGCACCGCAGGCAGGCCGTGTTCAGGAGGATCAAGACCCGCACCGCATCCACACCCGTCAGCACGCCCTCCAGACCCCCCTCCAGCGAATTCCGTAAGTGAGGGACTTCTCCCACGCAGCCACACGTGCATTGTCCCAGCTCGGGGCCCGCCGTCACAGGCATCCTTGTCACAGTACGGGTTGGGGACATAGTGTGTGCTGGGCATATGTGCAGAGTCCGCACCCAGATGTAGCGCGGACTTTGGGGTTTTGGTAGGAGAGTTTTACGAATTATTCATgcgtttaaatttttaaaataaactcaacatcattttaattttttagggaAATGTAAGTCTTGACCATCTCTCGGGGTGTTTTCAGTAACTTCGGAGGAGGTTGTTCACTTCGTAGATGACGTACTGTCTGAGTCTCATTGCATTGGTATTGTGTTAGCAGTAAGAGCAgattaacattttcttctttttcctcctgctttACCAAGATCCTCCTCTTGGTCCCAGTGTGATGTGCAGTCTAATATGATACCTTCCTAACCCTTAAAAGCTCGCACACAGCAGTGGGCCTTGGGGTTCTGTCCTGGCCCGTGGCACTCAGCCTGAGGGCTGCTTATGTTGCACTTGCAAACGAGAAATAATCCATGTGtgccgggtggggtggggggggggtgtaggaCTCGATGGAGAGGGAGCTCCTCAGGATGCCTGGATATGTCAGGGACTGTGTATGGCCGTACTTCGCCTGTTCACGTTCCCAGCTGTGGGCATCAGTGCCTCCCACGCCAGGATGTAGGTGTGACACCAGTCTCCAAAAATAGGGTAGGGCAGACCCTTGGCACCTACCGCACACGGGTTCTTCGTTCTGATCTCTTGGCCCTGAGGAATTCAGAGTGGTCCTTCATGCACACTGCCTCACCTCAGCCTTCCAGGCCGCTCTGACTGGTGGCTTAGAGCCTGGGGCAGGTCACAGGTGGTCCCGGTCTTGGCCAAGCATGATggtttctcccccacccctgttgTGTTCCTGCCATGCCCAGTGGACTTGAGTTCAGCCAGCGAGGATGACTTTGACAGTGAAGACAGCGAGCAGGAATTAAAGGGGTACGCCTGCCGCCACTGCTTTACCACCAGTAAGTGGggatcgggggtggggggagcagtgggAGCATTCACCGAGACAGGCCAGGCTCAGGCACTTTCAGGTTCTGAACGTTTCATGAATCCAGTTGAAGACCTGCCAGAGTGTCACTGGCTTGACATTTGCATTGTGCTTCAGGGTTACTTGAGAAAGCAGAAATCTGTATATTGTGTCACTCCCCCGTTTACAGTCAGTGTGGTCGGGGTTGGGGTACCTGTGTTTCTGGGAAGCCTGTTGCCATCTCCTGCCGGGCACCATGAgattggggaagggggtggatgTTCCTGAAATGCTCTCCCGCCCTGGGAGAGAGCAGGCAGCAGCAGAGTGAGTGATGGGCATCTGTCTGAGCCCATGGAAGGGCCCCCCACCCGCATTCCTCTTCCCTCACGCAGCCTCCAAAGACTGGCACCACGGGGGCCGGGAGAACATCCTGCTCTGCACAGACTGCCGCATCCACTTCAAGAAATACGGCGAGCTCCCCCCCATTGAGAAGCCCGTGGACCCTCCCCCATTCATGTTCAAACCTGTCAAAGAGGAAGatgatgggctcagtgggaagcatAGCATGAGGACTCGGCGCAGTCGTGGCTCGGTGAGTCCTCAGGGCAGGCGACCCGGGCCACTTCAGGTTACTAGGATGCTGGGGCTTGTGCTTCCCAGGAGGTTGGGAAGCGATTCATTTTGGGTAGAGAACCAGCCCCCTTAAAGAAGTGATTGGCTCAAAGGTATTTGTTTTGTCTGTGAGTCTGGAAAGagcctctgctttctccctccctgcctcgtGTCGTCAGTGGGGTGCACGTCCTGAGCTTACTTTTACAGAGAACTCTTAGGTATCAGTGTCTGGTTCAGTGCAGGCTTTCCAAGTCTCCCGACTTTCCTCTGGACCCTGGGCCCACCTGTAGTGTGACATCTTGCTGCTATTTAAAACTtgcaggtgcttttttttttttttcctaatatttgatTCAGTTTTAGAAACTTTTGGTACATTTATCTCCTCACTGTATAGCCTTTTTCATAAAGAGGTTTTGTTTTCCAGGTTGGAAATGTGGCAGCAGGGACCTTTGGGAGCAAGGGTTTTCCcagcctgggagctggggaaTGCCCCAGGGCCCTTCCCTGTGGCTGGCCTCCCCAGTGGCCCTTATAGGCATGTAGATGGCACCGTTCACCTTCCTCTGACCCTAGCATCTTGTCAAGGCTGCTTGTTCCCAGGCCACCCGGCAGATGGACTGACGTGAATCATTGTCCCCCCATCTCTTCTGAGCCCCATGGCTTTGCAGAAACGTGCTCAAGTGCTTGTGGTTTTAGGAGCTGAGCTACATTATTTGACAGCTTCTCCCTTTGGGTCACTTCTCGTACTGGCAGATGAAATCAGCaggtgtttggtttggtttgggtgaGGAAGTAGGCAGTTCTGTGGAATAAAGAGAGTGAGGTGATTTGAAGCAGAGCGTATGATTGTCATTCTGGAGAACTTGGCAGAGTAGACGGCCCTCGCTGACTTCTGCCCCTCAGAAAATCTTGCTCGTTTCTACCACACAATATCCAGGACCATCCCTAGAGATGAGTGCTTTGGGTTTAAGAATTGCTCTTTTCCATGTGAACCCACCCATTCACCCCCTCCTCCCTTAGCTCCATATTGACCCCCCACACAGCGAGGGACAGCCAGAGGTGCCTGTGCTTGCCAGGGCCTGGTATTTGCCATAATGCTGGTGGTGAGGTCTGCTCCTGAGGCTCCTGCGTGTGTGCTGGGGTCTAGTCTCACCAGCCTCCGGTTTGGGTGGGCAGATGTCTACACTGCGCAGTGGTCGAAAGAAGCAGCCAGCCAGCCCTGATGGTCGCGCCTCGCCCATCAATGAAGACATCCGCTCCAGTGGCCGGAACTCGCCCAGCGCTGCCAGCACCTCTAGCAATGATAGTAAAGCAGAGACAGTGAAGAAGTCAGCCAAGGTGAGGTGCCCGTCCCCAAGGGTGGTGGGCCTGCTTGGCCCTGCCTCTCATTAAAACCCCAGGTTGCTGGAGTTGATGTTCAGCTCCCTCAGATAAGGGCTGCAGGATGTTCCTGGAGGCTCCCTGGGCATCAGCATTGCCCTAGACTAGGGCTGCAGACTGCGGCCTGGGGTCTAGGGTCTGGAGAAAGGGGGTCCAGTGCAGCTCCCAGCACTGACCTTTGGGGGCCGTCTCTGCCTTGAGTTTCCCAAGGCCTCAGGGGCAAAGGGTAGGGTGTAATTGGAAaggctcctccctccttcccgccctcccaccccccaagccaAGTTACTTCCACCCCCAGATACTTGTTTTTTCCTGGCCTCAGCTAGTCCCTTCCAGAGCTTTCTTGCTTCTGGAGATGGAGCTCCGAATTCGGGAGCAAGGTGTCAGCAAACCATGGTCATTTACCCGCTGAGGCTGATGGGACATCCTCCCTTGGCCTGATGCCCCTCTTGGGCTTTCCCACCGCAGAAGGTGAAGGAGGAGGCCTCATCCCCCCTGAAGAGCACCAAGCGCCAGCGGGAGAAGGTGGCCTCTGATACAGAGGAGGCCGACAGGAGCAGCTCCAAGAAGACGAAAACCCAGGTGAGCTGCGCAGCTGAGCCACTGTGACTGTGGCTGGCAGCTCACGCCCCTTGAGAGGCCTGGAGCCCACATTCTTCCTGGGGCCTAGTGGGGCCCCATCTCCTAGGGAGGGACCTAGATTGGTTCCCGAGACTGGCCGGGTCAAAGGAGGACCTGCAGTCTCTGGGGCCAGGCTTGCCGCCTTGTTCGCTAGCAACGCAGGGCAGCAAGAGGCTCTGCTGTCCCAGGGCTTCATCCCTGCCATCTCTGGCCCTAGGAGATCAGCCGGCCCAACTCGCCATCGGAAGGCGAAGGAGAGAGTTCGGACAGCCGCAGCGTCAACGATGAGGGCAGCAGTGACCCCAAAGACATCGACCAGGACAATCGCAGCACGTCCCCCAgcatccccagcccccaggacaACGAGAGCGACTCGGACTCTTCGGCCCAGCAGCAGATGCTgcaggcccagcccccagccttgcAGGGGGCCCCCGGTGCGGCCCCTCCAGCGACCTCCACCGCCCCTCCAGGAACCTCCCAGCTCCCCACACCAGGGCCCGCGCCCTCTGCCACTGCAGGCCCTCCACAGGGCTCCCCCTCGGCCTCCCAGCCCCCCGGCCAGCCGCAGGCCCCGGCAGTTCCTGCTCCCCATGCTCATATCCAGCAGGCGCCCTCCCTGCACCCACAGCGGCTGCCCTCACCACATCCCCCGCTCCAGCCTCTGACCGTGCCAGCTGGCCAGACCGCCGCCCCACCTCACAGCCAGCCCCCTCTGCATAGTCAGGGCCCAGGTGGCCCTCACAGCCTCCAGGCCGGGCCCCTGCTGCagcacccaggcccccctcagcCCTTcggcctccctccccaggcctcccaggcGTCAGCTCTCCCTCACGCCTCCTTGCAGCCCGCAGCCTCACAGTCAGCgctgcagccccagcagcccccacgGGAGCAGCCCCTGCCGCCGGCCCCCTTGGCCatgccccacatcaagcccccaCCCACCACACCCATCCCCCAGCTGCCGGCCCCCCAAGCCCACAAGCACCCGCCTCACCTCTCCGGGCCCTCGCCCTTCTCCATGAATGccaacctcccaccccctccagcacTGAAGCCCCTGAGCTCCCTGTCCACACACCATCCCCCCTcagcccatccccctcccctgcagctcaTGCCTCAgagccagcccctgccctcctcccctgcacAGCCCCCAGTGCTGACCCAGAGCCAGAGCCTGCCTCCTGCTGCTGCCGCTCACCCCCCAGCAGGCCtccaccaggtgcccccccagcccccatttGCTCAGCACCCCTTTGTCCCTGGGGGACCTCCTCCCATCACCCCTCCAACCtgctcctccacctccaccccacctgcGGGACCTGGCCCCTCGGCCCAGGCACCCTGCTCTGCTGCTGTTCCCTCGGGAGGCAGTGTACCCGGGGGGACAGCGTGTCCGCTCCCCACGGTCCAGATCAAGGAAGAGGCTCTGGATGATGCTGAGGAGCCTGAgagcccacctcccccacctaGGAGCCCGTCCCCCGAGCCCACTGTGGTGGACACCCCCAGCCATGCCAGCCAGTCAGCCAGGTACTGGCCCCCCAGGAATGCGGGCACGGCCAGGGCAGGGACGGGCTGGGCAGCTGGGGCAGGCTGCGGCTTCGGCGGGGCCCCAGCGAGAGACGTGGCCTTCTTTAGGTTCTACAAACATCTGGACCGTGGTTACAACTCGTGTGCGCGGACAGACCTGTATTTCATGCCTCTGGCGGGATCCAAACTGGccaagaagagggaggaggccaTCGAGAAGGCCAAACGGGAGGCTGAGCAGAAAGCACGAGAGGAGCGGGAGCgcgagaaggagaaggagaaagagcgCGAGCGGGAACGAGAGCGGGAgcgggaggcagagagagcagccgTGAGTTGGGGGTCAGCCAGGCAGCGGGGggtccctccccagctctgctctgcGGCTCACTCTCCGATGCACAGCCCCATCCAGGGCACAAGGGAAGCTGTAGGCACAAAGCAGACTGTCCCAGCAGCGGCTGGACCATGTCCTTGCGGCCCAAGCCTGTCCCTGGCCATGGCTGGGGCCTGCTCTTGGTGTTGGGTGGATGGACCACGTTGGCTGGCCAGTGCGGGATGGCAGCAGGGCCAGGCTCAGCTCTGCAGAGTGAGCGCCTGCCCCTCACACCTTCCCTTCCTTCAGCAGAAGGCGTCCAGCTCAGCCCACGAGGGCCGCCTCAGCGACCCCCAGCTCAGTGGTCCGGGCCACATGCGGCCATCCTTCGAGCCGCCACCAACCACCATTGCCGCGGTGCCTCCATACATCGGGCCCGACACGCCTGCCCTTCGGACTCTGAGCGAGTACGCTCGGCCCCACGTCATGTCACCCACCAACCGCAACCACCCCTTCTACATGCCCCTCAACCCCACTGACCCCCTGCTGGCCTACCACATGCCCGGCCTCTACAACGTGGACCCCACCATCCGGGAACGGGAGCTCCGGGAGCGGGAGATCCGGGAGCGGGAGATCCGGGAGCGGGAGCTACGGGAGAGGATGAAGCCAGGCTTCGAGGTGAAGCCCCCGGAGCTGGACCCCCTGCACCCAGCCACCAACCCCATGGAGCACTTCGCCCGGCACAGCGCCCTCACCATTCCCCCCACTGCGGGCCCCCACCCTTTTGCTTCTTTCCACCCGGGCCTGAACCccctggagagggagagactggcCCTGGCGGGCCCCCAGCTGCGGCCCGAGATGAGCTACCCTGATAGACTGGCGGCCGAGCGGATCCACGCCGAGCGCATGGCATCACTGACCAGCGACCCTCTGGCCCGCCTGCAGATGTTCAACGTGACTCCACACCATCACCAGCACTCACACATCCACTcgcacctccacctccaccagcAGGACCCCCTCCACCAAGGTGGGTGACCCCCGGGCTGGGCTGTGAGAGGGCGCTGTGGGTTGAGTTCTGGTCTAACAAGgcacagggcagaggcagagccaCCGTCCAGAAGCAGAGGCGGTTCTTTCCTGAAGGAATCCCTCATTCCTGACAGAGCTGAGAATGGTCTGCGTGTGTCTGGGAACCCTCTCGTTGCTTCCCTCACCCGCAGCCTTTGTCTCCGCCCAGCCCCTCTGTTCTCCAGAGCTGCAAGTCCCCAGAACGCTGAGTCACCCTGGGGCCCTTTGCTTGCAGTTTCCTGGATAAAGCTTAGGTTCTTGGCCCCGTGCCTCCGGTGCTGGGGATAGCGGGAAGCAGCCTGTGCTCCCGGAGTCGGCTTAAAGGCAGGAAGTGGGGCCTGAGGAGCAAGGCAGGGCGTTGGAGCCCAGGTGGAggcaactgagacacccagggagGCTCTAGGGTATCTTTCAGTGAGAACTTAACAGTCCTTCTGTTCCGTCTTTGGGTACAGGGCCTTGGCTCATCTGGTCAGGGCCACCCAGTCCCATCCGTTCTGGGAACGAGAGCTCCCAAAGTTCTGCCGACTGGCCAGCTGGGTTAAAGGCAGAGACAGGTACagctggggtccctgctccgtcTATCGCTCTGCAGACCGGCTagatggggtgggaggagctGGGCTGCACTCGGGGCCCAAGGCCTGCCGTGGAGTCCCAGGGCACAGCCCACATGCAGGACTTCACAGTGGCCAGACCTGCCTCCgtgctggggaggagggtgacTGATAGAGCAGGGcccagaggtggggagggcagcacCTTGCTTTCCACCTCTGCACCGAGCCCTGATGTGGGGAGCCTGGACTCTGTCCAGGCAGGTCGTTCTGGGGAAGCCTGGGAGTTGTCCCTTTCACTCCATGGTCCTGACACCTGGAACTTTGATGCCAGCCGGCATGGGCTGTCTAAGCCCCTGTGTAACCAGTGGATGTGTCTTAGTGCTGTTTGAGGACAGGCAGTCATTCGTCCATCTGACAAATAGTTCCGGAGCACCTGCGGTACGTCAGGCGCAGCTCTAGACGCTGGTAACGAGCCCGTCCGTCTTACCGTCCCCATCTGGAGGCGGGCAGGCAGTGTATCTTGGAGTGTGAAAAGCAGGCCGGGTTCTGGAGGACAGCTAACCAGGGGGAGGGAACAGGGGAGCTGGGAGCAAGGTTGTAATTAGAAAGCCATGAGAAAGCCTTGTCAAGAAGGTAACTTGGAGTGGGCTTGAAGGTGGGAAGGGACatctgcagggagggagggacaggggcccagggcccagagaggagagagcagggcTTAGTGAGCCTCTTCCCTGCCAACGGCACGCAGCATCTGGCAGCACCCGCTCTGCCGACCCCCTGTGGGTTCTGTGGGTGAAGGGCCGGCGAGGCGGCCCTGGGGTCCCTGTGGACCTGACAGGTGCAGGGCAGGCCTAGAGTGTTCGGCCAGGTGGGCTCGGATGATCAAGGGTTCTCAGTAAAACAGCGTGGAGGAGACTCTGCTTGTAGGGGTGCAGGGTGCTCAGGAATAAGAGGAGGAAATAGTGTGTGAACTTACCTCTGTGATACTTTCTGGAACTTTTCTGCAGGTTGGGGTGGGAGCAGCCACTTTGGGTCAGGATTTTTGGTGGCCCTGGTGGCCAGGAGCCGGCTGTGGTGAGACGGAAGTCACTGGTAATTACGGCCGAGGAGGGCGGACACGGCGAGAGCCCCAGGGCCCTGCACCACTTGCATCTGGATTTCTGCCTCTTTTTTAGGTTCAGCAGGCCCAGTGCACCCACTGGTTGACCCCCTGACTGCTGGCCCTCACCTGGCTCGCTTTCCCTATCCCCCTGGCACCCTCCCCAATCCTCTGCTTGGACAGCCCCCCCATGAGCACGAGATGCTTCGTCATCCAGTGTTTGGTAAGAATGcgcctggggaggaggggccggTGTGAGAGTTGGGTTGGTATCTGATGtcccgttcattcattcattcattcatccacgtATTCAACAAATACCTTCTGTGTGCCAAGAATCCACCTGGGAACCAGGCAGGCAAACCCCTGTCCTCAGAGAGCTGGGGGTGAATGAGTACAAATGAGTCCTTAGAGCCAGGACAAGGACAGTGTGAGGTGAAGGAGTGACAGAGGCGCTGAGTCTAAACCGAGAGTTCAGAGTGGGCCTCTGTGAAGAAGGAAGAGCCTGAAACCTTGAGGACGAGGGAGTGCATATTCCATCCTCCCCTGACCTCCACCCCCAGGGTCAG
Proteins encoded in this region:
- the RERE gene encoding arginine-glutamic acid dipeptide repeats protein isoform X5, whose protein sequence is MFKPVKEEDDGLSGKHSMRTRRSRGSMSTLRSGRKKQPASPDGRASPINEDIRSSGRNSPSAASTSSNDSKAETVKKSAKKVKEEASSPLKSTKRQREKVASDTEEADRSSSKKTKTQEISRPNSPSEGEGESSDSRSVNDEGSSDPKDIDQDNRSTSPSIPSPQDNESDSDSSAQQQMLQAQPPALQGAPGAAPPATSTAPPGTSQLPTPGPAPSATAGPPQGSPSASQPPGQPQAPAVPAPHAHIQQAPSLHPQRLPSPHPPLQPLTVPAGQTAAPPHSQPPLHSQGPGGPHSLQAGPLLQHPGPPQPFGLPPQASQASALPHASLQPAASQSALQPQQPPREQPLPPAPLAMPHIKPPPTTPIPQLPAPQAHKHPPHLSGPSPFSMNANLPPPPALKPLSSLSTHHPPSAHPPPLQLMPQSQPLPSSPAQPPVLTQSQSLPPAAAAHPPAGLHQVPPQPPFAQHPFVPGGPPPITPPTCSSTSTPPAGPGPSAQAPCSAAVPSGGSVPGGTACPLPTVQIKEEALDDAEEPESPPPPPRSPSPEPTVVDTPSHASQSARFYKHLDRGYNSCARTDLYFMPLAGSKLAKKREEAIEKAKREAEQKAREEREREKEKEKEREREREREREAERAAKASSSAHEGRLSDPQLSGPGHMRPSFEPPPTTIAAVPPYIGPDTPALRTLSEYARPHVMSPTNRNHPFYMPLNPTDPLLAYHMPGLYNVDPTIRERELREREIREREIRERELRERMKPGFEVKPPELDPLHPATNPMEHFARHSALTIPPTAGPHPFASFHPGLNPLERERLALAGPQLRPEMSYPDRLAAERIHAERMASLTSDPLARLQMFNVTPHHHQHSHIHSHLHLHQQDPLHQGSAGPVHPLVDPLTAGPHLARFPYPPGTLPNPLLGQPPHEHEMLRHPVFGTPYPRDLPGAIPPPMSAAHQLQAMHAQSAELQRLAMEQQWLHGHPHMHGGHLPSQEDYYSRLKKEGDKQL